The genomic interval ACCTTGACGAGATCGATGGACAGGAAGGTGGTGGAATTTCCGGGGCCGCCGCCGGTGACGACGAAAGGCTCGGTATAGATCATGAAGCTGTCCATGAAGCGCAGCAGGAATGCGATCAGCAGCACCCGCTTCATCTTCGGCAACTGAATGAACCGGAAAACCGCAAAACGCGATGCGCCATCGATCCTTGCCGCCTGATAATAGGCATCCGGAATGGAGACGAGGCTGGCGTAGCACAGGAGGACGACGAGGCTTGTCCAGTGCCACACATCCATGATGACGACGGTGATCCATGCGTCGACGGGATCGTTGACATAGTTGTAATCAAGCCCAAGCTGATTGGCGTAATAACCCAGCAACCCGATATCGCTGCGACCGAACACCTGCCAGATTGTGCCTACCACATTCCATGGCACCAAAAGCGGCAGCGCCATGGTGACGAGGCAGACCGGCACGCCGATGCCGGATTTGGGCATCTTGAGCGCGATGAATATGCCGAGCGGAATTTCAATCGCCAATATGATGCCGGAAAATACCAGATTGCGTCCGAGCGCGTTCCAGAAACGGTCGGAGCCAAGAATTTCCTGAAACCATTGGGTTCCCGCCCAGAAGAATTGGTTGTTGCCGAAGGTATCCTGCACCGAATAGTTCACGACCGTCATCAGCGGGATGACGGCGGAAAAGGCGACCAGCACCAGAACCGGCAGCACCATGAACCACGCTTTGTTGTTCCAGGTCTTTTCCATGGTCAGGCCCCCATCTTCACACGCCAGGAATCGGCAAAGACACCGATAGCGGCCGGATCGAAGCGAACACCCGCTTCTGCCGGAATGTCCTCCTCCTCCGGAACGACAATCGCAAGCTTTTGGCCGGCGAACCGGGCG from Agrobacterium tumefaciens carries:
- a CDS encoding carbohydrate ABC transporter permease, translating into MEKTWNNKAWFMVLPVLVLVAFSAVIPLMTVVNYSVQDTFGNNQFFWAGTQWFQEILGSDRFWNALGRNLVFSGIILAIEIPLGIFIALKMPKSGIGVPVCLVTMALPLLVPWNVVGTIWQVFGRSDIGLLGYYANQLGLDYNYVNDPVDAWITVVIMDVWHWTSLVVLLCYASLVSIPDAYYQAARIDGASRFAVFRFIQLPKMKRVLLIAFLLRFMDSFMIYTEPFVVTGGGPGNSTTFLSIDLVKVALGQFDLGPAAAMSLIYFLIILLLSWVFYTVMTSHDAET